The Oryzias melastigma strain HK-1 linkage group LG20, ASM292280v2, whole genome shotgun sequence genome includes the window AAAAACCACAATTCTAGCTGTGGGAATTCATAGATTGGATCCACACTTGAGTTGTGTTCTCAGATGGACCTCTCGGTTTGAAAGCTGTGAACCGTCACCTGAACTTTGGACCAAACAAGAGAACTCTTCAGAACGAGGATCTCTGTTTACACGCAGATGAACTCTGGGACGGTtcagttcagtgtgaatgcaggcAGACCAAAGGCAGGAAGTCATGTGTTGTACTTTGTGCACCAGATTATTAGACGCAGCGTCAATGAATGgactatttttgaatttatatcAAATACAATGCTCAAGTGAGTCCATCAGTCAATCtaactttattaactgcattcacagtaaaTCAAGAATTGATTGTAACATACTATATGCTAGCCACATTAGAAACAAACCCTGTTGGAGTATTCATGACTTTACCCCCCGACCTTGTTtccaatatgtaaaaaaaaataaaggggtTCTGCTAAAACACACGCTACTGTAACTTTGCTACTcaatcaaaatattaaaaaacagtcCATAGTAGCCATTGTGTATTCACATCCAAGCATTTTAACAAAGTTCTGTGTGCGTCTCAAAATCCCTtccatcagtaaacacaaccagaattaatccgtATGTAAGGCACTCCTGATTATAAGGCGaacttagttttttattttatttttttatcaatgaggcttttaagtttactttgtaatgtagaaaatatatTAATCTCAGTGTTTGAGGATGAAAACATGCACTACCATGAACATGAAGAAGCAGGATTAAATGAAAAAGAGTCTTCTAACCCTCGTTTCctctgagcggtccggtacTTCCCGGTGTTTTGAGCGTTTCCaggtaaaatggacccattaaacagtaccgacccgtacctctCGAGGGCCCCCATCTgctgtaggtccatagaaaataGAACGGGATGGTTGGTGGTGGAGTAGAAAGTGATGACGGCATTAGAAAACACTAGTATAGCGGTAAGCTAGCGATTCTGTGTTCCTCTtttcttcagtatttttcttaatCGTCcttcaaacaactttaaattcCTGCCATACAcaatgtaccagaagtaaagcaagaaaaagacgagctgctggatgatctCCTTTGGCGTttcttttctagtcgtcgcactacaatgatgAAACgacacgctagcggtgtaaAACAAACTGATCAGTGAAAGCGAGGCTTAACTAAGTAGAAATGCTCGCCAGAGTTTAGCGGTctgtaccgtaccactccttaccggactgctcagtgaaaATGAGGCTCTActttcctgctcctttccgtcaACAGcgttatcattttttttacatattgttTCAGATGAGTTGTTCCGCTTCAGTCTTTGTGTTTGTATGAAAGCAGATTTAGAGAGATTATTTATTAGCgctctaaagcctcgtttccactgagtggtatggtccagtaaggagtggtacggtccagtaaggagtggcctggtccagtaaggagtggtatggtccaggagggagtggtacggtccagtaaggagtggtacggtatgGTTGAGTTAATTTTGGAGAGCGTTTCCACTTAGTTAAGCCTCGCTCCCACCAGGgtttccccaaactttttcttgtgagggccacataactgttttcttcactgatgttgggttggtttgtaggctaacgGAAAAAGTGGAACAATCACAGCCTGaacataaagatttatggttttccagaaaaccacacatagTCGCTAGCTCAGCGCtttattggtgctttctaatgtcatcaccACTTTCTGACAATCAGCAAGTGGCTACAACGACTCCGGCCCAATCGTCCCGTTCTACTTTTCTATGGACCAACAATGGATAGGGTCCTttaagaggtacgggtcggtactgtttaatgcaGCGGTCTCAAACACTTGTGGCCCCCAAGTCGATATGTTGCGGCCCCTGCCTTAATATAAacgttcaatgtctactaagcagtATCTTGCGtgtccacacttctttgatgatagctttgtatttgctttgtgatgttcaggttgcatttgctattgttgttggatgagaaaagtccttagcaacagttgctagcgtcgttagctcctgtcatttcacaggaggacacgcagaagatattgcttattagtacataaacatgaacaaatgttcaataaacttgttcagtagacaaaGAAATAGACAGTGCATTCAAAAacctatttttggcacaaatggaaccccatgaGACCCCTAAGGTAAATTGGGTTTGAGAACCCTGGTTTAACGGGTCCAtgttacaatggaaacgctcaaaatactggactgtactggaccggaccgctcagtggaagcaagGCTTAAGAGTTCACAGAACCTACAACCTAAGCTGATGTTTTCATCCTGCTGAACGTTTcctggttttcagttttcatgatggaggagcGTCCAGGTGCAGCCACACCTTTAACCGCACCCCTGATTTATCATTCCGTCAGGAGGAGCTTATCGTCCACACTGCAGTTCTTAAAACTGTTAATCTGATGGCAGTTGAAgagcttttgtttcatttattactaACTATTACTTCAGAGTTTACTGGAATTAttatgttaatggttgaaaagttacagtaaatcaaagaacataaacactggagctccggtggtAAAGGGTTAAGATCCACCCACAgagggggggtcaaactcaatcgcacatggggaacaaatccaaaacacacctttggttgaggccaaacaggataaacatttattgaacacattaaaactaaatgtttaaaactctaaaactggagctttttaacttaattataaactaagtatatagcattacctgtgatgatgttagtgtgaatgctgtaaactgaatttgaccgctgaagatgctgaaattgatagttaaaaatgctgaaaaaagttaagttgatagctgaaatcactgaagctaatagccagctaaaatattaactaactaccaagttagcaaaaaaaaataaaataaaaataaaaacttaggttagccaaaacagctaccatgttgatgaaaaaatagctaaacttaaaaatatcctaaataaaagcctaaattggccaaaacggCTTGCGTGGTGTTGAAAtgttagataaactccaaaacaacctaaaaaacaaacaaaaaaagtctaaattagctaaaacaactagcatggagctgaaatattagctgaacttcaaaacagccttaaaaaaatcttaataaatgccaaaatggtccaaaaagctagcagaatgtcaatttttaaaactttaaaactgtaactttttaacataattatgaataataaaaaggcgggaatattattccagaataactcaacttaaacatgaaataactttcatttttttatatttgacaaaatatattttgtcaaatttgttaataacaatgaaataaaatgatctggagggccggatagaattacccagtgAAATCCTGCTGCTCAAAACCaggatttgtgtttatttctcatCTTTAATGTAGAAGTTCAGGAGAAAACAGCTGACTTCACCTCAAACTGAGGAGGCCTTTTCATCCACAGCCTCTGAGAAACTTCCTCTTTATGTCGGTTCAAATGAAGACAGGAAATTGAGTCAGATTACAGCCCCTTTCAGATGGATTATGTAAGCATTCGTGCGTGATCAAACATTCTGTTTGGACTTTAAAACCTGCAGGCTGACTCAGGCTGTACAGAGGTGAggctgggggcggggcttgagcAGGAAGTGGAGTGTTCAGGGGGAGAGGAAGCTGTGCAACGGTCCAGGTGTGCAGGAGGTGAACCCATTGTGTTTCAGCTGTAAACCTTCATGAGAACAATCTGTTTGTACCtggtgggcggggcttagaCACGCTCTTAACTGACCTTCTGCACACATTTCTGGTTCTGAAATCTCTTTGATTAGAAATCACACCTGAGTACATATTTAACCATGTCACCTGACTGTCATTGGTGCAGAAGACCTGGATGATCAGATTATTATTTCAGATTATTAAATCAGCTTCAGGGATTTATGGAAaacctttttgtcatttttagaatttattagtttatttgatAATTATAGTTTCTCATAAAGATTAATTAAGAACAAGTacataaaaacttgatttttcagGTTAAACTCAGACCTTTTCAAGCCTTCCTGCTTTCGAACATATCGTTCTCTTTATTTATGTGGCTGCCATAGTGAGAGAAGGAAAGGGGCGGAgtcaaacaccacatgaatgggAGGTCTCCCGAGCATGAACTGTGTGAGCTCTTTAGAAACACTTAAACAAAGCTAAAGAGTTTGGCTAACAGTTTTCAGACTCTTAACACTTTGAGAGATCTTTCCAGGGCtggtattgattataatttccagaaatgagtCGATTCACTTTTAAttgttcaatttaattttgagtttgcacatttatttagaaatacaataataatctactttatgttttgaatatattcatattaatctgatccagttcacatcctgtaaatgtatcagtgaaataatgagattgttaatatcatccagtgttacatggattctctaaaggagaagttctaactaaaatgttcagatcattaacattggaaacattgttctgcttctcctggaggacctttcagtttggacactaggtggagatcatgcTATAGTAttgcaccttattccagaagaacaGTGTGAGGggaaagaaattacattttagaccacaaatgataactttaaaacaatatttccttaaaagagtttgtaaaattcatgcctgtgagtttatgaagatgccgtcctatgggaaattctattaaatgttagcatcaagctgtAGACTTAAGCATTTTGTGCTcaattgatatatatatatatttatgaattgattattgatctattaagcttaaattgattcaaattgataatttgattttagttttagtaACCCAGCCCTACATCTTCCCGCTCAGAATTGTTAAAGTTGTGTAATATTTTTCACATctgcatagtttttttttatttctggagcCATCTTGATATTGGGTGTACACCCTGCCACAGATTGGTAACCTGTTCACAGCTCAACAGtctctgggataggctccagcagccctgtgactcCCAACACGTTTATGGGGTTTTGGAAACTGGATCGATGGGTTTGGGTTGacgtgtgtttgtttgtgtgtgcttcATTTTAGCATCCTGGAGGTGAGGAGGTCCTGAGGGAGCAGGCAGGCGGAGACGCCACCGAGAGCTTCGAGGATGTCGGACATTCCACCGACGCCAGAGAAATGGCGAGCAGCATGGTGATCGGAGAGCTGCATCCGGTCAGTGCGAGCGCAGAAACGTGTTTGTGAGTGGAATTGATGAGTCTAACGATCCATTTCTCTCTGTTAGGATGATCGGCACAAGATCGCCAAACCTGTGGTGAGTGACGGCTGTCCCAGAGCAAAGAGTGcaagtgcattgtgggaaaagCTGTGTTTAGTACAGTAATTCTGTTTGTGTCTTATGTTGCCTGatcattcatcttttttgtgatttttatctgctATTATATGATTATTCCttgtaagaaacaaaaaaaaatatattttttaataaactaaaataaaaaacaaggaaTTCCTTCACATCTATCAGAATTAATGTTTATATGCTCAAAAATGAGATTGAATTTAACAACGTTTTTAATGTACTaatagaaaaagatcaaaaaggaAATTGGTTGAACTCATTGGctgtaaataagaactggactgagtgagtgtgacatcatctatACATACCCCTTCAACCAAAAGAAGTCCATtcagtcgccatgttggaaccagacaacatTCTGTGGGCTGAGCCAGCATTTCTTTAGCAAACCctctctctccaatcaggagtgagcttgttcaaggccacacccctactagTTAAAAGCTGgattgggagaatctgtcaaacgttcaATGTGTGCTCCTCTCACAACATAATCATAACTCATGGCAACTCGTAACGTACACGCCcataaacaaacagaacacaATAGCTTTAGGggatgctaacgctagcattagcgtcATCTAGCACCTTTCGAGTTCCTAAAAAGATCGATGAGATCAGACCATCCACAAGTGATCTGTTGGCAAAagattctacaaaaaaaacatttgatgcaTCAACAACAAAGACGGAAAGAACCAAGGTAAATTTAAACTACCCGCGGTCTACCTGGctggcccaatccaaattcccccccccccttcattcagccctccaaacggagagttaggaaaaatagtgtctcatatttcagacgtTACTTTCATTCGACGACATCACTAATAATTGCtggtccgctagctttagcgcggagctgccagtgctcaaatatacataacagcggttttataactttgaaaaggtcATTCTACAACATAaagtaattacttacatttaaatgtaaacctctggggttcagagcacaccaacatgaagaaaataCTTCTCAGCGCAACGCGGTTCACCCTCACAACAGAGGACTTTGTAACCCTCCATTTAGagggttggatttaaaaaatactgtgaATGTTAACGCGtttaatagaacataattaatttgttaatctGTATTAATCGCCCTCAGGTGTCCTGCTGTAAcagcgtaataaaactgtcttaaatatagtaaaacttttttttaatattctgtgattgagattttattaaattaagagATAATGTGGGATTTAATTggacaaaagtaatttttaattttaataaataaggcagagAATGAACGTCAATCTGACGTCTGTAATGCAGCATCAGCAGCCCACCCACtatggggggcggagccaagcGGAACTGTCTTctatgagaaatccaaagaggaaaccaaccattattttattttgggatggggaattttccacaataacaagcatCAGTGTTGTCTAAAATATGCGACAACTCTTTGGTTCTccgtgaaagtcccgcccacccaCGTTAGgtgagcagttcagaatggacagacacgcccccacctgtgtggGGCCGACCCggaatccagctggatcaaacttcttcccaaaaaagtttattatttttcacaaacacaatataGAACATGTATGAGGAAAAtaggaaaaagctgaaaaaaacaaattccaggaaaaatgtcaaaagtgagaaattcttattttttgtgctGCTTGGTatgactttagcctggatttgtttgtattttcattcaaaaacatgttgattagtttgttgacaaattttattcttgttgtttttacaaaattacgCCTAAAACTTTccttctatgttgtaaaaacagtttgttaaacattttgaggTTTCCACTGCAAAATGAATCACtgttttccagatggaattttctgtttttgtatgagtttgtctagtgtgtgaataaaacatggaaaaatgacaaaataaaggtagtgtcacataggagaggttgtacagataaaataatctttcaaattgaaaatacagcaaattcaaatatagtcaaaaactgagttttagctTCCAAAGGgttacaaataaatgttctacATATACAATTTGGTTTGGGATTTAATATTATGATtgtttgcagataataagtggctggcaaatactgtaactaaaaaaaagtcaattaattGCAAtgaatttttccagatttgcgattaattaatttttttaaatcaatttctgcttctaaaaaataaatatcccGGGCATGACTAGCACataactgccccttcaaatggaggggaagacagaagggaagaatttggattggtcCTATACACCATGTGATATGTCCATGGGACCAAAAAGATCAACTTTTACAACTCCTTTAGTTACAGTTACTACCTGAAGAAATATGAAGAAacctttataaataaacacatgAAGCATGACAGAAACCTGCCAGAGTCTCCACATCCAGTATTATGATGAGCTGTCATCTGTGGTTTAAGCACCTCCTACTGGAAACagcctgttttctgtttttggtggAGTATGTCATCACAAAAATCTGTCTGAATGAAGTGAACACTTTCATTTACTGAGTTCATAACTTTACCAGTTCTGTCCAGAGTTATCTCCTAAACTCTGGAATgtggcgccctctgctggagatGTGTGtatctaaaataaacaatctgTCAGTCATGTCTGTCTGGTGATGGATCTGCTCAtttgtgtcaataaagttttaccaCCTTAAACATCTGAGTCAaaaacaacttcctgttttccagGAAACTCTGGTGACCACCACCAAGGATGAGAGCAGGTacgcacatgcacacacgcacatgcacacacgcacatgcacacacgcacGCCTGGTTCATTAGATAAGGATTCTTTAATTGTGCGTTTCTTTTCCAGCTGGTGGTCAAACCTGGTGATCCCTTCGCTGGCGGCCGCCATTGTCACGCTGGTGTACCGCCTGTACGTTGCTGAGAGCTAGTCACAGCTGTGGCGTCATCGGTGGGAGGCGGCTCCTCCCTGTGCAGGATCAGATGAGCAGCGTCAGACGGACGCCTATTAAAAGTCTCGCTGTTTGTTTCTGAATCTCCAGCTCCGACCCTCTAAGCCCCGCCCACGGATTGCCTCACCTGTTTAACCCAGTAATCACGCAGAGCGTCTGTGATCAGAGCAGCTCTGGAGTTCTAATTCTGTGctcatttttctgtgaaagcGTGTGGCGGGCTCTGCCCCTCCACAAACTGTGACCAAATCCAAGAGTCACTATTTTCACTAATCCAGGCGCCTCGTTCTGAGGATCTGCTGCTTGAGGATCTGAGTTCATGAATCGGCCTAAAGGGGGCGCTAACTGAtagaaagagaaggaaaaatgaaatgaaagcagAAGATGGCCACATCTGCCTTTTAGATGACAAACATCCTCCTGAATCAGATGATGCAGGTTTTCAGCTCCTCCTGGGCCTGCAGCCTGGACTCTAAAGTGCATTCCAGGGACCAGCTGATGTGGTCCGGTCCGTCCagcccagaaccagaacctgagcGGGCCTCCTGTGAGCGCAGCTGCTTTTTTAAGGAACAATAAAACGTGATTCAGTCGACTCTGTCTGTGTTCTTCTGCAGCTTTGTGTCCAACCAGAATagacttttactctgaaaggacAGAGCTGACCTTCCTACTTCACAGTATGAGAGAGGAGCCCTGCAGCGCCCCCCTGTGGAGGAAGGTTTGGTCTCCAACAAGAGATTTCATTACAGAAATCCAATGAAAGGTTTGGGATCCAACTTGATCTGTTAGACTGAATAGAAAATGAACGAAAGGGTTTGAATTTCTGGGTTTATGAAGACTAAACCTTAAGAAGTCATTTGATGAGAAACAAAGTTCTcaatataaaaaagaacaaagacgCTGCgacacaaacaaactttttaaaaatgcattgcattaaaaaaaataggcgAGTGAAAGTAACTGTAAAGATCTTTTAAAtgctgtggtagagtgtcccaCAGATTTGATGCAGAAATTGGGAAggtttccataaaaaaaaaaacttaaaacaccTCACAGGTATACAGACAGTGGAGGGACGCCAGCTTTGGTTTCATGTGAtcctattgactgtatatgaaaactggac containing:
- the LOC112151558 gene encoding cytochrome b5, with translation MGEKEERSPEGVKYYRLSEIEAQNSFKSTWIIIHHKVYDVTKFLDEHPGGEEVLREQAGGDATESFEDVGHSTDAREMASSMVIGELHPDDRHKIAKPVETLVTTTKDESSWWSNLVIPSLAAAIVTLVYRLYVAES